From a region of the Candidatus Effluviviaceae Genus V sp. genome:
- a CDS encoding PAS domain-containing protein, giving the protein MLLILALGVSRLIVLSALSLVIGCLIGWLVSRGVRSRSEQRRSDIEKSKRQLQAIFDGITDGLIIVDRDFRIVAVNKAEAAFLGQSPKELVGKPCYEVYCRGEEACPLCPAHETFATGKPALVSQLELTGGYHRKGVDVYTFPVYDEKGRTVQAIQYIKDVTDRLQLQRQLREVEQLTGIGQMAANVAHEIRNPLIAVGGFARQLHEKLDEDDPRREYSQIILEEVTRLEQILRDQLTLERHLQPVLGPVDINRILRDVRKLVSHGMLSSQVRMVGELSDDLPVTMGDANQLKQAFLNVISNAIQSMPDGGTLTVRTEQHGQRIVVSISDTGEGIPREVVDKLFVPFFTTRKTGSGLGLAVTRRIIENHGGSISVSSTPGEGTTFELRIPVVRSSPEVERRKMLGNEGAGDAPPPNGGTGGGRGGDA; this is encoded by the coding sequence ATGCTCCTCATCCTGGCGCTCGGAGTGTCGCGCCTCATCGTCCTGAGCGCTCTCTCCCTCGTGATAGGCTGCCTGATCGGCTGGCTCGTCTCAAGGGGGGTCCGGAGCAGGAGCGAGCAGCGCCGCAGCGACATCGAGAAGAGCAAGCGCCAGCTGCAGGCGATCTTCGACGGCATCACCGACGGGCTCATCATCGTCGACCGGGATTTCCGGATCGTCGCGGTCAACAAGGCCGAGGCGGCCTTCCTGGGGCAGTCGCCCAAGGAACTCGTCGGGAAGCCGTGCTACGAGGTCTACTGCCGGGGGGAGGAGGCCTGCCCGCTCTGTCCGGCGCACGAGACCTTCGCGACCGGCAAGCCGGCGCTGGTCTCCCAGCTCGAGCTCACGGGCGGCTATCACCGGAAGGGCGTCGACGTCTACACCTTCCCCGTGTACGACGAGAAGGGCAGGACGGTCCAGGCGATCCAGTACATCAAGGACGTGACCGACCGCCTCCAGCTCCAGCGCCAGCTCCGCGAGGTCGAGCAGCTGACCGGCATCGGCCAGATGGCGGCCAACGTGGCGCACGAGATCCGGAATCCGCTCATCGCCGTCGGAGGGTTCGCACGGCAGCTGCACGAGAAGCTCGACGAGGACGATCCGCGGCGCGAGTACTCGCAGATCATCCTCGAGGAGGTCACGCGGCTCGAACAGATCCTCCGCGATCAGCTGACGCTCGAGCGGCACCTGCAGCCGGTCCTGGGTCCGGTCGACATCAACAGGATCCTGCGGGACGTACGCAAGCTGGTCTCTCACGGGATGCTGTCTTCACAGGTCCGCATGGTCGGCGAGCTGTCGGACGACCTGCCCGTCACGATGGGCGACGCCAATCAGCTGAAGCAGGCGTTTCTCAACGTGATCTCGAACGCCATCCAGTCGATGCCGGACGGTGGGACGCTCACCGTCAGGACGGAGCAGCACGGTCAGCGGATCGTCGTGTCGATCAGCGACACGGGCGAGGGGATCCCCAGGGAGGTCGTCGACAAGCTGTTCGTCCCCTTCTTCACCACGCGGAAGACAGGGTCTGGCCTCGGACTGGCCGTGACGCGACGGATCATCGAGAACCACGGCGGGTCGATCTCGGTGTCGAGCACGCCCGGGGAGGGCACGACGTTCGAGCTCAGGATCCCCGTCGTCAGAAGCTCACCCGAGGTGGAACGAAGGAAGATGCTCGGTAACGAAGGCGCGGGCGACGCGCCGCCCCCGAACGGCGGAACCGGCGGGGGAAGAGGAGGTGACGCATGA
- a CDS encoding response regulator, with protein MTKLLVVDDEKNIRRLYETELKGDGYEVATAESAEEALEMIDREPPDLVVLDIRLEGMDGIDALRTIMEKRRDLPVILNSAYSTYKQDFASWMADAYVVKSADLTELKTTIETVLKERGKA; from the coding sequence ATGACGAAGCTTCTTGTCGTCGATGACGAGAAGAACATCAGACGGCTGTACGAGACGGAGCTCAAGGGCGACGGGTACGAGGTGGCGACGGCGGAGAGCGCCGAGGAGGCTCTCGAGATGATCGACCGGGAGCCCCCAGATCTCGTCGTGCTCGACATCAGGCTGGAGGGGATGGACGGCATCGACGCGCTCCGGACCATCATGGAGAAGCGGCGCGACCTTCCCGTCATCCTGAACTCGGCCTACTCGACGTACAAGCAGGACTTCGCTTCGTGGATGGCCGACGCGTACGTCGTCAAGTCGGCCGACCTCACGGAGCTCAAGACGACGATCGAGACCGTGCTCAAGGAGCGCGGAAAGGCATAG